GCGCGGGACGCCCGCGAGGCCGGCGCGGTGCATGGCGTTGGACATCAGCGCCATGCCGATGAACCAGATGTACGGCTGGACCTGGGCGAAGCCGTACAGCTGGAGTCGTTTGCCGGTGATCTGCGGGTACAGCCAGTAGCTGACCGCCATCATCGTCAGCGCGCTCGCGGTGCCGACGGTGAGGTGGAAGTGGCCGGGCACCCAGAGCGTGTTGTGGACCAGCGAGTTGATGTTCATCCCGGCGTTGACGATGCCCGAGAAGCCGCCGGCGGCGAACATCAGCCCGGCCAGCGCCATCCCGGCGAAGGCGGGGTTGGCCCACGGGAGCGCCTTCATCCAGCCGAAGTAGCCGCTACCGCCGCGGCGGCGGGCGCCGTACTCCATGCTGGCGACGACGGTGAAGGCGGTGAGGAAGCTCGGCAGCAGGAGGAACATCGTGTTCGTCATCGCGACGAACTTGAAGCCCTCGGCGATGCCGGGGTCGGCGTACTGGTGGTGAAAGCCCACCGGCGTCGAGAGGATCAGGAAGAGGACGAACACGACTCTGGCGAGCGGGTCGCTGAAGAGCCGGCCGCCGGCGAGTTTCGGGAGGATGGTGTACCACGCGAAGTATGCCGGCATCAGCCAGAAGTAGACGACCGGGTGGCCGAAGAACCAGAACAGCGTCCGGGTGAGCAGCGGGTCGACGCTGTCGATCAGGCCGAGCGACAGCGGCAGCAGGAAGACGAGCACCTCGACGGCGACGCCGACCGTCGAGATGTACCACATCAGCATCGTCGTCAGCACCATGAACGTCTGGAGCGGGACGCGCTCGCCGGGGTTGTCGCCGCGCCAGCGGAGATACGAGCGGATCCAGTCGAACCCGGCGAGCCACGTGCCGACGAGCCAGGCCGCGAGGCCGGCGTAGAACAACGGGTGGGCCTGCAGCGGCGCGTAGAAGGTGTAGAGCACGTCCGCCTCGAAGGGGACCTGTCCGACGAAGCCGCCGAAGATGGCCGTCGCGACGGCGACGGCGCCACCGAGCTGGAGGCCGAACCAGGCCATC
This DNA window, taken from Halosimplex litoreum, encodes the following:
- a CDS encoding b(o/a)3-type cytochrome-c oxidase subunit 1; protein product: MAHAHDERTNEAAEQAELTAGDRLAFVDQYPSAARITRLCFGVSFSALLVGAVLGIVQALHRTNVFRGVIESSDYYSVLTGHGVLLALFFTIFFLSGAFTWGTTRSLGRDLPSPRFSMAWFGLQLGGAVAVATAIFGGFVGQVPFEADVLYTFYAPLQAHPLFYAGLAAWLVGTWLAGFDWIRSYLRWRGDNPGERVPLQTFMVLTTMLMWYISTVGVAVEVLVFLLPLSLGLIDSVDPLLTRTLFWFFGHPVVYFWLMPAYFAWYTILPKLAGGRLFSDPLARVVFVLFLILSTPVGFHHQYADPGIAEGFKFVAMTNTMFLLLPSFLTAFTVVASMEYGARRRGGSGYFGWMKALPWANPAFAGMALAGLMFAAGGFSGIVNAGMNINSLVHNTLWVPGHFHLTVGTASALTMMAVSYWLYPQITGKRLQLYGFAQVQPYIWFIGMALMSNAMHRAGLAGVPRRTAEPQYDQFSFEAALGSIPEMRLQIAVGGTLLTLGAVLFAAVMLATWFADRGRGRLRVDSHLPEPISGPEDSPRVLDNFKLWAAVAVVLVAIAYGFPIFSMVADGPFDPAAPPVPVGFVDAALGVVFG